TAAGCTTTTCCAAGATACACTAGTGTTTGCACATGAAGCAGGTGCAAAATTTAACGGTGTTCTCTGCGGTCGTGCGACGTGGGCGGGTGTTGTGCCAGTCTATATTGAACAGGGTGAAGAAGCTGCGCGAGAATGGTTACGTACTGTTGGTCGTGAAAATATCGAGGGACTTGATGCAGTCTTGTCTCAAACAGCAACTTCTTGGCTAGAAAAATAATTGAAAAAATAACCATTTTCTTAAAAGAAAGGGTTTACATTTTCTGAGAATATGCTATAATAATCTCATCAGCAAGAATAGAGTGGATTGTAACTAATTCGATTAGGCAAGACTACAAATGGATTTGAGAGTAGGATATTCTCGGTTTGTTTGTAGTCTTTTTTTGCTTAAAAATATAGGAGGGATATATGTTTAGGATTATACAGTCACTAAATAATAACGCTGCCCTGGTGAAAAATGAACATGGGGAACAGGCAGTCGTGATGGGATTAGGTATAACCTTTCAAAAGAAGAAAGGGGATTTAATTGTTAAGGACAAGATAGAAAATATCTTTTCGCTAAAAAATGATGAAGCCAAAGAAAATTTTCTAACCTTATTAAAAGATATTCCCTTAGATTTTATTTCGGCAACCTACACGGTTATTAATCATCTGGTAGAAACTTATCATTACCCTGTACAAGAATATCTATATGTGACACTGACAGATCATATCTATTGTGCATATCAGGCGGTTTTAAAGAATAGTTATCAAGAAAGTAAGCTACCCAATATTTCAGCCGAATATCCATTGGAATATAAAATGGCGCGTGAAGCCTTAGCTATGTTTCGTGAAAAGTTGCTAAAAGATTTTCCAAATGATGAGATTGGTAGAATTGCACTTCACTTAATCAATGCAAAAGGTGAAACAATTCATCCCACTAGTGAAGAACATGACATCAGTAAGAAAATTATTGCTGAGGTTGAACAAA
The nucleotide sequence above comes from Streptococcus sp. 29887. Encoded proteins:
- a CDS encoding PRD domain-containing protein; this encodes MFRIIQSLNNNAALVKNEHGEQAVVMGLGITFQKKKGDLIVKDKIENIFSLKNDEAKENFLTLLKDIPLDFISATYTVINHLVETYHYPVQEYLYVTLTDHIYCAYQAVLKNSYQESKLPNISAEYPLEYKMAREALAMFREKLLKDFPNDEIGRIALHLINAKGETIHPTSEEHDISKKIIAEVEQILIENGIKRSKENSNFYDRFMIHLSYFLNYLDRSHQSNESIASLEQYIKLQNPRAHQVGSQIFEMITSLVDEPVNDSERFYIVLHIQRLL